A genomic region of Sarcophilus harrisii chromosome 6, mSarHar1.11, whole genome shotgun sequence contains the following coding sequences:
- the SMIM38 gene encoding small integral membrane protein 38, producing MDSDPLMVLLVIIILARFILWSCLGTFVDYRLARRRPSKAKKD from the coding sequence atggatTCAGATCCACTGATGGTTTTGTTGGTGATCATCATCCTAGCGCGGTTTATTCTATGGTCCTGTCTGGGGACTTTTGTTGATTATCGACTGGCCCGCAGGCGACCCAGCAAAGCCAAGAAGGACTAG